DNA sequence from the Synechococcus sp. MU1617 genome:
TCCCACCACAACAATCGAGGGTGACTTGAAGGCTTCGGCTCGGCATTGATCGGCAACGTCAACCAGGGTTGCCTTGAGGCAGCGTTGCCCCGCCACCGTGCCCTGCTGGATCACCGCCACAGGGGTTGTCGCAGCCAAACCGCCCGCCATCAGTTCCTCTGCGATCCGGGGCAGGTTGTGCAGCCCCATGTAGATCACCAATCCGTCACTGGCCGCGGCCAGGGCACGCCAATCCACGGAAGGACGGCGCTTGTCGATTTCCTCGTGACCGGTGACGAAGGTCACCGATGACCCCGCCCGCCGGTGGGTGACGGGAATTCCGGCGTAGGCAGGGGCGGCAATGCCAGCGGTGACACCAGGCACCACCTGAACAGGGATGTTCCGCTCCGCCAGGTAAGCCGCTTCTTCGCCTCCACGGCCGAAGAGGAAGGGATCACCCCCCTTCAAGCGCACCACCGTGCGGTGCTTCTGAGCCATTTCAACGAGCACGGCATTGGTGCTTGGTTGTGGCACCGAATGATGTCCACGACGCTTGCCAACAAAACGGCGTTCGCAGGCTGCCGGCACAAGATCCAGCACTTCCTCGGGCACCAGCGAGTCGTACACCAGGGCATCGCACTGGCTCAGCAGCCGATGCGCCTTCAGCGTGAGCAATTCGGGATCGCCGGGACCGGCTCCCACCAGATAAACGGTTCCGGTTTGTTCAGCGGTGGTCACGGCAGGGAAACAAGCAGATCGATCAGGGCCTGACGGGTGGGGGGATGCTCAAGCAGAGGAGGCAATCCACCAGCTTCGCTCAACGCCTCCGTCATGCGGTTCGGCGCGAGGGTTAATGGAAGTGGCCGGGCCCTGGGGTGGCGCT
Encoded proteins:
- the cobA gene encoding uroporphyrinogen-III C-methyltransferase, with the protein product MTTAEQTGTVYLVGAGPGDPELLTLKAHRLLSQCDALVYDSLVPEEVLDLVPAACERRFVGKRRGHHSVPQPSTNAVLVEMAQKHRTVVRLKGGDPFLFGRGGEEAAYLAERNIPVQVVPGVTAGIAAPAYAGIPVTHRRAGSSVTFVTGHEEIDKRRPSVDWRALAAASDGLVIYMGLHNLPRIAEELMAGGLAATTPVAVIQQGTVAGQRCLKATLVDVADQCRAEAFKSPSIVVVGEVIDQQVEACMPTPAAVTMPIPF